The Solidesulfovibrio fructosivorans JJ] nucleotide sequence AGCGAAGGCCCAGGTGCGTGCCGAGAGTGTCGGCGAAGTGGGCCAGATCGGTTTCGGTCTTGAGGCCCGGTTCGCGGGCCAGCAGGAACGCGACCATGTCCAGGGAGGACTTGGCCCGTTGTTCCGCTTCCTCCACCAGGGCCCTTTCGGCCTGATTGGTGACGAATATGAACACCCCGCACAGGACAAGCAGGAAAAATCCCCAGGTCCAGAGAAGAAAATGCAAGCGGATGGAACGATTGGCCATGCGTGTTCCTTATGTGGCGAAGGCGTTTCGACACTGTGACTATTTCGTGACGCAGAGATATAGGCGGCCAGGGCTCCGGGGGCAAGGGGCAACGCGGGATTCGCCCGCGCCGGCGTATGTCGCGGCGCGACGGTGCGAGGCCCTGCGGGGGGGCGAAGGGAACGTTTCCGTTTGGCGTGGGGACGGGTACAAATCCTTGTCCCGGATTCGTGACTCTTTTGCGGGCGGTACAGAATCCTGTACGCGCCAGGACGCCGGCCGCCGCGGACAGGCTCCCAAGTCGACTCTATAACATATTGAAGATGATAGAAAAAAATGTTGAGGCGGCCGAATGACGTGTTCTGGCACGGCGGCTGCTAAGGAAAAAGTATCCTTCCTCTACACAACACTTTTTGGAAAAAGGCTTTTCGGGTGGCTCCCGGAAAGCCTTTTTCATTTTGGACCCGGGCGCATCGCCGCCGGTCGGGCGTTCCCAGGTTTTCCGGGGGCGGGCCGCCACTCGCGCGGCCAGCCCGGCACGGCCGGATCGCCTCCAGGTTTTTTTGGGGTACGGGTACAAAATCCTGAACATGGGGGCGCGGGGCTTCGGCCTTGCGCAAGGGGAGAGGGGGCTTGGGAGAGGGTTTCCCGCGCCCTCCCCGCATGGCCGGGAGCGGCCCGGGCCGCTCCCGCCGTTTTTTATGCCCGCCCGGGAGCGGTCCGGCGAGGCGGCTCAGTTCAGCTTGAAGTGGATGGTCAGCAGGGCGCGGCAGGGCACGGGCCGGCCGCCTCGTTTGGCCGGAAAAAAGGTGGAGGCCTTCACCGCCGCCAGCGCCGACCGGGCGAATTCCAGGCCGCTTTGCCGCACGACCTCGGCGTTTTGGAGTTCGCCCGACGCGTTTATGAAAAGGCGCAGCACCACCGAGCCTTCCTCGCCGTCGATGCGGGCGTTGGCGGGATAGCGGGGCAGGGTGCGATGGCGAAAGGTCGGGCCGTCGCCCCTGCCGAACGCGCCCACGTATTCCCCGCCGCCTCCGCCGCCGGGCCCGGTGCCGCCCAATCCCCCCGTCCCCGGACCATGCCCCGGCCCCTTGCCGCCTCCCTGGCCGTCGATTCCCGGCGCGCCTTCCCCGCTTCCCATCCCTGCTCCCTGGCCATGGCCGGCTGTTGCGGCAACGGCCGGCGCGGCTTGCGGCCTCGGTTCCGTTTTGGCCGACGCGGCCCTCCGACGGGGCTGGCGCTTGACGGCGTGTTTCGTTGCGGGCCGCGCCTTGGGCGTGGGTTCCGGCTTGGGTTTGGGCGCGACGGCCGGAGTCGGTTTGGGCTCGGGCGGCGGCGTCTTTTCCGGTGCGGGGACGGGGACGGCTTGCCGCGGCGGGGCGGCCGGTTCGGGCGGAGGACTCGGCTCCTCCGCCTGGGCCGTTGTCCGAGGCGGGGCGGGGGCCGGGGCTGGAGCTGTTTCCCCGGCCGGCCTGCCGTCGCCGCCGCCGGGCAGTTTCCCGTCCCCGCCGGAACCGCCCAGACCGCCGAGATTGAGTTCGACCACGGTTTCGAGCGGCGGCTCTTCATGGGGCAGGGTGAACACCCCGGCCGCGGCCAGCGACACCAGCAGCACGGCGTGCAGTCCAAGGGAGAGCGCGAGCCAAAGCCAGGGCGTTTCACTTTGGCGCGGCTCGTCCGCGGGCGCATTGAAAAGCGCGCTCCCTATGCTTTCCAGTTCGTCCAGACCGCACTGTTCGCAGATGAGCGGCCCGAGATCAAGATAAGCCGCGTCCTGTTCCGGATTGTGGAGCATTTGTCCGGTATAGTGTTCCATGGATACCGTGCGTGACGGACGATGAGCCGCTTGTTTGAATGGAAAACACGTTGAGCGTCACGATTTTATAAAAATCGTGTACTATTGCTATTTTGGAAACCTTCCTCTATTGGACTGCCAAAGTCAAGGTGCGCTGCTGTAGCGCCAATTTATTCCTTTTTTTATTGCTTAAAATTTTTTGCTATAACGTCTTTTTTTTGAGAGTCCCTTACTGTCATGCATATAGTATAAATCGTGATAGTGTCTACAGCAGTCAAAAGATCGTCGGGCCTTTGTGCGGGTGACTGCGCGCCTGTGGGGGGAAAGCTGCTCCCGCCGGCAAGGGCTCCGACCGGCGGCTGCAATACGGCCGGCCGCCGGCATGCAAGCCCGAGAGGGCGGGCCGTGTGGAGGGAAAGGGACCGGCGACGCGAAGCGCCGTCGGCGATGTCGGGAACCAAAGGGCTTGCGAAAGCGGGTCGACTACGGGGGGAACATGAAACGTTTCATGGTCATGGCGTTTGTTGCAGGCCTGTGCCTGACGCCGTCGCTGTCCGCCGGGCAGCAGTCGGGGGAGGCGGACACCCAGATGAGCGATATGGTGGTCACGGCCACGCGCACCGAGCAGCCGATGAAGGATGTGCCCGGCCGCGTCGTCGTCATCACCAGGCGGGAACTCAAGGAAATGCCTGTTCAGACCGTGGACGAGGCGCTTTCCTACGTTTCGGGGGCCCACGTATACCGCCCGAGCGGGGTGTTCAGCTTCAAGGCGGTGGTGTCCCTGCGCGGGCTCGGCAACGAGCAGGGCCGCACCCTGGTGCTCATCGACGGCGTGCCCCAGAACAGCTCCGACATGGGCGACGTGAACTGGAACCGCATCAACCTCGAGGACATCAAGCGCATCGAAATCCTCAAGGGGCCGGCCGCCTCGATCTACGGCAACAACGCCATGGGCGGCGTCATCAACATCATCACCGAGAAGCCGACCAAGATCGCCTCGGCCTCGGCCTCCACCACCTACGGCACCTACGACGACTGGCAGGTGCGGGGCGTGGCCGCCCTGCGTACCTCCGAGGAGCCCAAGGCCCTCTATCTGCGGGCCTCCGCCCGGTACCACAACTCGCCTGGCTACATGGCCACGCCGAGCGACGAGCAGACACCCTTTTCGGTCAATTCCTTCATTCGGGAAAAGACGCTCAACATCAAGGCCGGCTGGGACATCAACGAAAGCAACAATCTGGAATTCCAGTACACCAAGGACAACCAGAAAGCCGGCGAGGGCACGGAATACTTCGCCTACGACGGCAAGAACCGGGGCTACGACACCGACGCTTGGCAGGGCAAGTTCACCGGGTCCTGGGGCGGTTGGTCCGCGATGGTGAACGCCTATTTCCAGGATGTGCACTACGACCGCACCAACGAATCCTGGTCGGACTACACGAACATAGACGCCTACAGCCGCACCGATTCCAAGGTCGATCGCAAAAACTACGGCCTGCTGACCAACCTGTCCAAGGTCGTGGGTTTCAACACCTTCACCGTGGGCTTCGACTACAGGCTCGGCATCATGGACGGCACGGACTATGGCCGCACCGATCCTATCTTCGCCACGGACTACGGCAAGATCCGCAGCTACGGCATCTTCGGCCAGGATCAGCTCAAGTTCCTGGACGACAAGCTCATTTTCCTGGCCGGCCTGCGCTACGACAACGCCACCACCTTCGACGGCCACTACGACACGAACATCGCCAAGCTGAGCAAGTACACCGAGTATTATCCCGATCATACCTGGGACGACTGGAGCCCCCGCGCCTCGGTCAAATACTTCTTCCTGGACAACCTGAGCGCCTACCTGTCCTACGGCCACGCTTTCCGCGCCCCGCTTCTCGACGACATGTACCGCACGGGCAAGATGAAGGGCGGCTCCAAGATCTCCAATCCGTCGCTCGGACCGGAAAAGCTCGATACCTACGAAGTCGGCTCGGACTGGCAGCCGCTGGAAAACGTGCGCCTGTCGGGATCGGGCTATTTTTCCGTGGGGCGTGATTTCCAGTCCTACGTGACGGTCCTCCCCGGCATCTTTCAGAAGCAGAACATCGGCGAAGTGCAGATCTGGGGCATGGAGCTCAACGGCGAATGGGACCCCTTCAAGTTCCAGGACATCGACGTGCTCAAGCGGTTCACGCTCTTCGCCAACTACACTTTCAACGATTCGCGGGTGGCCGACTTCCCGGGCCGGCCGGATCTCGTGGGCAAGCTGTTGCCCTATGTGCCGCAGAATTCGTTCAATGGCGGTTTCAATTGGCTCAACAAGTACGTCAACGCCAAGTTTGCCGTGCAGTACGTGGGGCTCATGTACGGCGACGACCTCAATACCGACGCCAACATCATTCCGCCCCATGCCCTGGTCAATGCCAAGCTTTGGCGTAATCTGGATTTTCTGGGCGGCTACGGCAAGAACTTCACCGTGTCGCTTTCCGGCGAGAACCTGCTCGACCACCAGTATGTCGACGCGCACAACCCCAACACGTTAAACCCCGGACGGATGCTCTTTATGGAACTGTCATGCAAGTTCTGAAAAAGCGCGGTCTGACCACGGCCCAGGTCGTTTTCTTCGCCTCCATGGTGGCGCTTGATTTCGGCTGGGGCATGGTCTTCAAGACCGCGCTGCAAATGACGGCCATTCACGCGGTGGCGCGACTGGAAATGGTCGTTTCGGTCATGCTCATGGTGATAACGCGTCTGATGCTCGATCGCTTCGGCACGCTTATCGCCTATGAACTGGCCTGGGGCCTCCTGGCCGCCGTCTTCATGCCGGCGGCCGGGGGCGACCCCGGTTTCATGAAGCTCGTGCCCGCGGCCGTCCAGGGCCTGGTCTACGACGCGCTTTTCACCTGGCTGCGAAACTCCATGCCCCTGGGTCGGGCCTACGTGGCCATGCTGGTCGGCGGGCTCATCGGCCCAAGCGCCGCCATGGTCGCGCGCGTGGCCATGGGCATGCCCTGGGCCACGGCCTCGCAAGTCCTTTTCGGCATCTCCCTGGTCACTTCGCTCGGCATCAACGCCCTGGGCGTGTGGCTGGCGCTCACGGTCTGGAAACGGGTCGGCGGCCTGGCCGCCGTGGCCATGCTGCGGCTGCGGACATGATCGAACTGGAGGGCGTATCCTTTGTGCCCGTCGGCGCGGACCGGCCCATCCTGGCCGACGTGAGCCTGCGCATCGCCGCGGGCGAGCGGGTGGGCATCGTCGGTCCCTCTGGCGCGGGCAAATCCACCCTGGGTTATCATCTGTGCGGGGCGCACCGGCTGGCCCTGGCCGGCGAGACCACGGGCGTGCTGCGCTACGACGGCGCGGACGGGACGGAAGGCGCGCCGTGCGGGTTTGCCGGGCTGGTCGGCCAGAACCCCGAGGCCCAGCTTTTTTGCCGCACGGTCTACGAGGAGCTGGCCCTGGCCCTGCGCGTGCGCGGCGAGGACGAAACGCGCTGCGCCGCCGTGGCCGACGCGCTTCTCGACCGCTACGCTTTCGGCGCGCGCCGCGATGCCCCCGTTTCCAAGCTGTCCCTCGGCCAAAAGCAGCTGACCGCCGTCCTGTCCATGCTGGCCATGGAACCCAGGGTGCTGCTTCTCGACGAGCCCACCAGCTACCTGGACGCCGCCGCCGCGGACCGGCTCTTCGCCCATCTTGGCCGCCTGTGCCGCTGCCACGGCTGGATCGTCCTGGTCATCGAGCACGACCTGGCCCGGCTGTCCGGGTTCGCCGAGCGGGTGCTGTCCGTGGCCGACGGCAGGCTCGTGGCCGACGGCCCCTTCGAGGCCCACGCTTCCGACGGCGATCCGGCCATGGCCGCGCCCCTGCCGCCTTTCGCGCCGGTCGATGCCGCCGGGGAGCCGGCCGTCGCTTTTTCCGACCTCTCCTTCGCCTACGCCAAGGGCGAGCCGGTGCTGCGGGACATCGATCTGGCCGTGCGGCCGGGGGAATCCGTGGCCCTGCTCGGTCCCAACGGCGTCGGCAAATCGACTCTGCTGCGCCTGGCCAAGGGACTTTCCAAACCGGGTTCCGGTACGGTCCGCCTCGGGGAGGGGCTTCTCCCGTCGCGCGACGTGGGCCTCATGTTCCAAAATCCCGAGGACCAGATCTTCGCCCATACCGTGGAGGCCGAGTGCGGCTACTGGCTGGCCAACCTGGGCGTGCCCCGGGAGGAACGGTCCCGGCGTTGCGGCGACGTGCTCGCCGGCCTGGGACTTTCCGGCATGGACGAGCGGGCGCCGTTTTCCTTGAGCTTCGGCGAGAAGCGCCGGTTGTGCCTGGCCGCCGTCCTCGTGGCCGGGCCGGCCGTGTTGTGTCTGGACGAGCCCACGACCGGCCTCGACGACGCCAACATGGTCCACATGGCCGGCATCGTCCGGCGACTGGCCGGGGAGGGCAAGGCCATCCTCTTCGCCACCCACGAGGGCGCCTTCGCGGCCATGGCCGCCACGCGCTGGGTGCGGCTCGAAGAAGGCCGCATCGTTTCCGACGGACCAAACCCCCATCTTACGAGCCATGATCGCCACGCTTAAAAACGCCTCGGCCCTGGGCAAGTGCTTCTTTGCCGTGTCCCTTTCCGTCTATGCCTTTTATTGCCAGGACTGGCGGGTGCTGCTCGGACTGATCGCCCTTTTGGCCGGGCTGCTCGCCGCTTCGGGCGACTGGGACAAGAGCGTGTGGGTGATGTTCGTGGTCTTTGCCGCCTCGTTGCCCACGCTGCTGGTCATTTTCGTTCTCGGCGGCGTGGAGGAGGCTTCCACCTGGCGCGAGGGCGTGTGGCTCGGTCTTTCCTGGCTGTCCGTTTTCTCCCTGCGCCTTTTCCTGCTTGTTTTGGCCGATATCCT carries:
- a CDS encoding energy transducer TonB encodes the protein MEHYTGQMLHNPEQDAAYLDLGPLICEQCGLDELESIGSALFNAPADEPRQSETPWLWLALSLGLHAVLLVSLAAAGVFTLPHEEPPLETVVELNLGGLGGSGGDGKLPGGGDGRPAGETAPAPAPAPPRTTAQAEEPSPPPEPAAPPRQAVPVPAPEKTPPPEPKPTPAVAPKPKPEPTPKARPATKHAVKRQPRRRAASAKTEPRPQAAPAVAATAGHGQGAGMGSGEGAPGIDGQGGGKGPGHGPGTGGLGGTGPGGGGGGEYVGAFGRGDGPTFRHRTLPRYPANARIDGEEGSVVLRLFINASGELQNAEVVRQSGLEFARSALAAVKASTFFPAKRGGRPVPCRALLTIHFKLN
- a CDS encoding TonB-dependent receptor, whose protein sequence is MKRFMVMAFVAGLCLTPSLSAGQQSGEADTQMSDMVVTATRTEQPMKDVPGRVVVITRRELKEMPVQTVDEALSYVSGAHVYRPSGVFSFKAVVSLRGLGNEQGRTLVLIDGVPQNSSDMGDVNWNRINLEDIKRIEILKGPAASIYGNNAMGGVINIITEKPTKIASASASTTYGTYDDWQVRGVAALRTSEEPKALYLRASARYHNSPGYMATPSDEQTPFSVNSFIREKTLNIKAGWDINESNNLEFQYTKDNQKAGEGTEYFAYDGKNRGYDTDAWQGKFTGSWGGWSAMVNAYFQDVHYDRTNESWSDYTNIDAYSRTDSKVDRKNYGLLTNLSKVVGFNTFTVGFDYRLGIMDGTDYGRTDPIFATDYGKIRSYGIFGQDQLKFLDDKLIFLAGLRYDNATTFDGHYDTNIAKLSKYTEYYPDHTWDDWSPRASVKYFFLDNLSAYLSYGHAFRAPLLDDMYRTGKMKGGSKISNPSLGPEKLDTYEVGSDWQPLENVRLSGSGYFSVGRDFQSYVTVLPGIFQKQNIGEVQIWGMELNGEWDPFKFQDIDVLKRFTLFANYTFNDSRVADFPGRPDLVGKLLPYVPQNSFNGGFNWLNKYVNAKFAVQYVGLMYGDDLNTDANIIPPHALVNAKLWRNLDFLGGYGKNFTVSLSGENLLDHQYVDAHNPNTLNPGRMLFMELSCKF
- a CDS encoding ABC transporter ATP-binding protein, which encodes MIELEGVSFVPVGADRPILADVSLRIAAGERVGIVGPSGAGKSTLGYHLCGAHRLALAGETTGVLRYDGADGTEGAPCGFAGLVGQNPEAQLFCRTVYEELALALRVRGEDETRCAAVADALLDRYAFGARRDAPVSKLSLGQKQLTAVLSMLAMEPRVLLLDEPTSYLDAAAADRLFAHLGRLCRCHGWIVLVIEHDLARLSGFAERVLSVADGRLVADGPFEAHASDGDPAMAAPLPPFAPVDAAGEPAVAFSDLSFAYAKGEPVLRDIDLAVRPGESVALLGPNGVGKSTLLRLAKGLSKPGSGTVRLGEGLLPSRDVGLMFQNPEDQIFAHTVEAECGYWLANLGVPREERSRRCGDVLAGLGLSGMDERAPFSLSFGEKRRLCLAAVLVAGPAVLCLDEPTTGLDDANMVHMAGIVRRLAGEGKAILFATHEGAFAAMAATRWVRLEEGRIVSDGPNPHLTSHDRHA